From Daphnia pulicaria isolate SC F1-1A chromosome 4, SC_F0-13Bv2, whole genome shotgun sequence, one genomic window encodes:
- the LOC124337828 gene encoding uncharacterized protein LOC124337828 gives MACSNRSLSHVVKFDGSNLLLWNLGLDVALEEHDVQSVTDGTCLMPPEMRAVHEPAEGQAVIDGAQVMLGPVLNADAIKDWKTKDCTARRILLSTIEEKLQNTLVGCKTAFQIWTRLSSQHNKCAANNRYVIQRKFLNYDYQQGHDAMSHISAIENLVEQLKNMGEAPTLLCKSAPKLSTLFHLTCVDSLQHGRLFQNKNRRLHC, from the exons atggCGTGCTCAAACAGAAGTTTAAGCCATGTGGTCAAATTTGATGGTAGCAACTTACTACTCTGGAATTTGGGCCTGGACGTTGCACTAGAAGAACATGATGTTCAGAGTGTGACCGATGGCACCTGCCTCATGCCACCTGAG ATGCGAGCTGTCCATGAACCTGCTGAAGGACAAGCTGTGATCGATGGAGCTCAAGTCATGCTGGGACCAGTCCTAAATGCAGATGCAATTAAGGATTGGAAAACGAAAGATTGTACAGCACGTCGAATCTTACTCTCAACAATTGAGGAAAAACTGCAGAATACGTTGGTCGGATGCAAGACAGCTTTCCAAATATGGACAAGACTCTCGTCACAACACAACAAATGTGCAGCCAACAACAGATACGTAATTCAACGAAAATTCCTTAACTACGACTACCAACAAG GCCATGACGCCATGTCCCACATCTCGGCCATTGAGAACCTTGTCGAACAACTCAAAAACATGGGTGAAGCCCCAACTCTTTTATGCAAATCTGCACCAAAATTATCTACACTCTTCCACCTCACCTGCGTGGATTCATTGCAACATGGGAGGCTCTTCCAGAACAAGAACAGACGATTGCATTGCTGA